The following DNA comes from Ignavibacteriales bacterium.
CAACCTCCTTAATTTTTGCCTTCACAAATTTATTAATTATTTCTGAATTGTATAGTGCTTTTATTCTTACATAGTTAGAAGTAAATCCTTTCATAAAACCATCATGGTTCTCATGTTCGAACAACACAGTTAATTCTTTGCCTATCATACTCTGATAAAATTCATGACGTTTCTTCTCGCTTAGAATACGCAACATATTACTTCTTCGCTTCCGTTCAATAACATCAACCGAATTAGGCATTTCAATCGCTTTTGTGTTGGGTCTTTCCGAATAAGTAAAAACATGAAGATAAGAGATCGGCAAATCACGTAGAAAATTATAAGTATCCAAAAAATCTTCTTCTGTTTCTCCGGGAAAACCAACTATAACATCAACGCCAATTCCTAAATCTTTTATTCTCCCCTTTGCTTTCAATATTAGTTCTTTGTAATCTTCGACACGGTAACGTCTTTGCATCAACTTCAAAATTTTCGAACTGCCGCTTTGGAGCGGAATATGAAAATGATTGCTAATTCTTGGATCACTCGAAGCCAATTCTAAAATATCATCTGTAAGAAGATTCGGTTCAATTGAACTGATTCTTATTCTATAATCACCTTCGACTTTTAACATATTCTTTAACAATGCATACAAATCCATTTCCTGCTCTTGATCATGATCAAGAGTATGAGCAAGATCATGATTAGAAGGAGAACTATAATCTCCAACATTAACGCCGGTAAGAATTATTTCTTTGTACCCTTGTTTGAGTAATTCCTTAAATTCTTTTATTACTTCTTCAGGTTGAGCGCTTCTGCTTTTACCGCGCGCTAATGGAATTGTACAGAATGAACATTTATAATCGCATCCATCCTGAACTTTGAAGAATGCACGTGTCCGGCTATCGGCATCAGTTGAAAACGAAGAGTTAAACGAATTTAATTCTTCAGTTGGTGAAACGTGGATACACG
Coding sequences within:
- the mtaB gene encoding tRNA (N(6)-L-threonylcarbamoyladenosine(37)-C(2))-methylthiotransferase MtaB, giving the protein MASKVAFHTLGCKLNFSETSTIGNQFLKRGFKIVDYEDAADVYVINTCTVTDNADRECRQVVRRALRNNPNAFVVVTGCYAQLRPDEIAKIDGVDAVLGSNEKFNLFSYLENFEKKELSCIHVSPTEELNSFNSSFSTDADSRTRAFFKVQDGCDYKCSFCTIPLARGKSRSAQPEEVIKEFKELLKQGYKEIILTGVNVGDYSSPSNHDLAHTLDHDQEQEMDLYALLKNMLKVEGDYRIRISSIEPNLLTDDILELASSDPRISNHFHIPLQSGSSKILKLMQRRYRVEDYKELILKAKGRIKDLGIGVDVIVGFPGETEEDFLDTYNFLRDLPISYLHVFTYSERPNTKAIEMPNSVDVIERKRRSNMLRILSEKKRHEFYQSMIGKELTVLFEHENHDGFMKGFTSNYVRIKALYNSEIINKFVKAKIKEVDENICTAEKLEINELLKISPGSK